The Ruminococcaceae bacterium R-25 genomic interval TACACTTTAGGCCGGACCGGCATTACCGTTCCGCAAAATGCTTTCGGAGCGCTTCCTATCCAGAGGATCAGCCACGAAGATGCTGTTAAGTTATTGCGCAAAGCTTACGACGGCGGCATGAGATTTTTCGATACCGCGAGAGCATATTCCGACAGTGAAGAAAAGGTCGGATTGGCTTTCGAAGGCATGAGAGATAAGGTGTATATCTCATCGAAAACCCAGGCCACCACTAAAGAGAAATTCTGGTCAGATCTGGAGACCTCGTTAAAGCTTCTTAAGACAGATTATCTGGACATCTATCAGCTTCACTGCGTTGCAAGATGCTACGGTGAGGGCGACGATCTCTACGAGTGTCTGAAGGAAGCTAAAAAGCAGGGAAAGATAAGACATATCGGAATCACTGCGCACAAGATCGGTGTCGCTGAAGACATCATTAAAAGCGGTCTTTATGAGACTCTTCAGTTCCCGTTCTCATACTTGGCTTCAGAAAGAGACATTGCTCTCGTCAATAACTGCGCCAAGGCGGGCATGGGATTCATCGCAATGAAGGGCCTGTCAGGCGGCCTTCTTACCAACTCCGAAGCATGCATGGCATTCATGAGCGAATATGAAGCACTTCCTATCTGGGGCATTCAGAGAGAGTCTGAACTGGATGAATGGCTCAGCTTTTTCGGGCGCGAAATAACCATGACAGATGAGATAAGAAACTTCATCGAAAACGACAGAAAAGAACTCCTGGGCGAGTTCTGCAGAGGGTGCGGCTACTGCATGCCGTGCACGGTCGACATTACGATAAACCAGTGCGCGAGAATGAGCCAGATGATCAGGCGCGCGCCGTCCGAGAACTGGCTTACGGAACACTGGCAGAATGAGATGTTGAAGATCGAGAACTGCATCGACTGCGGCATATGCAAGACCAGATGTCCCTATGAACTCGACATACCGAATCTCCTGAAGAAAAACCTGAAAGATTATAAAGAGATACTTGCTGGAAAAGAAGTATAAAAGAGGCCCCGGAGCGATCCGGGGCTTTATCTTTAATTTATATTATCACGCGAATATATTATAATATTTATTTGAGAGGTAATAATTATATTACGAGACGCTGGCAGGTTGTTATGCATACGACAGAATCTTTGAAGCCCGGAATAAGCACAGGCTTTTTTCGAAAAGAGATAAAGATCACATTCAGCAATTTCTTCATTGCTGCAATGCTCTATCTCGTGCTGCCTGTCGTAATTTTTTTCATAGGATACCTGAAAATCGTATGGGCTTTGCTGTTTTCGGTTATTACTGTAGGGTGCGCAGTATTGTCATTCCTTGATATAGCTAAGAAGAAGCCCGAAAATGCACTTGAAGAGCGTTCAGTAACGCTTAAGGTTTCTTACTTTATATGGCTTGTTCCGTTTGCCTTGTTTTTCATATATTTAAGCGGTGTCGGCGAGTTTTCGTGGGCTGTCAGCGACCATCGTGTCCGTTACGCGATCCTCAATGACCTGATAAATTATAAGTGGCCTGTAATCTACGATTTTTCCACGCAGCATAACCCGGTTGTTTCTGAGGCATTGGGCGAGGGGCAGGTTGCGTTCGCATACTATTTTGTTTTCTGGATGGTTCCTGCCTTATTCGGAAAGCTCTTTGGCCTTACAGCAGCCAGAATAGTTTTGCTGTTGTGGTCAGCAATCGGATTAATGCTCGTTACCATTGGTGCGTTGCTGATATACGGGAAACAGTCCAGATTCTTATTCATAGGACTAATGCTTTTTGCAGGGTTTGATGTATTCCCGTATTTCTACAATGAACTAACCGGATTCGGAGCTACATGGGAGGACTGGACCTGGCATCTGCGTGTAGTCGGCAATTTCTATCAGCTGATGAATGTATTCCATCAATCGATTCCCGGATGGCTTATTACCATCGTCCTTTTATTGTGTACAAACTCAAAATGCGTCGGATTACTAGGCTCCCTTATGTTCTGTTATTCGCCATGGGCGGCAATAGGCATCCTTCCGATGTGCATCTGCAAATTGGTTGTCGCCAACAAGAATTTGAAGGCCAAGGAAGTCCTTAAGAATATTTTTTCTGTCGGCAATACAATCGTATGCGTCGTGTTCTTTATATGTTTTGCATCTTTCTATACTGCAAACACAAACTCTGCAACCGAATATGGATTCATATGGACTTTCTATAGTTCATGGAAAACTTTATTGATTGATTATATTGCTTTTGTCGTTTTCGAATTTGGCATATGGGTATTGCTCATACACAAAAAATACAAGAAAGACTGGATGTTCTATGCGGCGGTCGCAACGATGGTCATACTCCCGGTCTATAAAATGACCCCGCCAAACGATCTGCTCATGAGGGGCTCAATGGCGCCGCTCTTTACGATATCGCTTTATGCCGTGATGTATGTAACAGACAACTTCAATGAGATGATGGAAAAGGGCAATAAAAAGGTTAAGCCGAGACTTATCGTATTGGCGCTTCTCGTTGCTGCTTATTCCAGTTTCAATTTCATGTTGACATCAACACTCTTTACAACCATGATATATGCCAAACTTGAGCCTGAAACGGATATAACAACAGGTATTGTTTCTTTCGGCGATATTCGTGATGAGGAACATATAGATATGGTAAAGAGGCAATTCTATATATACGATTACGAGGACAGCTTCTTCTTTAAGTATCTTGCGAAATAGCTGACAGGATCAGAAAAACACTATGGGGAATTATGTATGGAAGACATTAAGAATGTATTTGATTTTTATAACAGCGGTGCTGAGATCGGACGTCTCGAAAGAGGTCTCGGAGTAATAGAGTTTTACAGGTCAAAAGAGATTATTTCATCGTATCTTACAGGCGAAGGTCTGACCATCTGCGATGTTGGCGGCGGCATCGGCCGCTATTCCGGGTGGCTCGCTGAACAGGGTCATAAAGTTACCCTGATAGAACTCGCTCCTGTTGCAGTCGAATACGCGGAAAAGGAAATGACGACACCTTATGTTGCAAAAGTAGGTGATGCGAGGGCTTTGAAAATACCTTCTGATTCCTGTGATGTGGTCCTTCTCATGGGACCTCTCTATCACCTGATGAATCTGTCTGACAGGATGACTGCAATCCTAGAAGCTTACCGCATTTTAAAGCCCGGTGGACTTTTATTTGCTGCAGGCATCTCCAAATTCAGTTCTGCCACATGGGCATTATCCGTCTATGGAAACGGTGTCGATTTTATCGATGACGATGTCTATATGGATATGCTGAAGCGCGAAATGTCTACGGGCGAGCACATCCGTCCTGAAACTTATCCCAGGATAATCGCAGACGCATACTTCCACACACCGGAAGGACTCTGTTCAGAACTTGCAGACGGCGGCTTTTCTGTTGTTGGCAAGCACGCCGTAGAAGGATGTATCTGGTTTACTCCTGAGCTCAACAACAAGTGGGAAGATCCCGACAGACGCGCGAGACTTCTTGAGATCCTGCACGCATCTGAGACTGATGATTCGATGATGGGTATCAGTCCGCATTTCCTGATCGTAGGGAAAAAGTGAATGTCAATAATATCGAAAAGCAATAACGGCTGGGAACTGCATACTGTTTCTAACGGAAGTCTCTCTTGTGAGAATTCAAAATTGGACAGCAACGATATAGATATTGTCGAGAAAAAGATCCTGCCGGAATATGGTGAACGAATGAAGAAGGAACATGTATTTGTTTCCTGGGATAATTGGTCCGGTGTATTCATTATGGCTCTTCCGGGATTACATACAGACAACTCAGATAAACTGATTAAAGAGTTATTTGAACGGTTGAGGGATAACTCATGAACGTAATTGTTATTAACGGCCCGATGGGCATCGGGAAAACAACAGTAGGGACATATATCGCGGATTCAAATCCCGGCACGGCCTTTATTGACGGCGATTGGTGCATGGATCTTCATCCGTTTGTCGGCAATAAAGAAACCAGAGATATGACAGTCAACAATATCCTTCACATGATCAGCAATTACAAGGATTGTTCTGTCTGCAAAATGGTAGTTGTTGCGTGGATCATGGATGATGAACAAGTTCGCGAGAACTTAATAAACGGCATCAGAGATATGGGCTTGAATGTAAAGTCTGTTACTCTTGTAAGTGATGATGAACAGTTAAGAAAACAGTGGGAATCGGATGTCACCTGTCCGTGGCGCACAGAAGAGTGGTTCAATGTTTCACTGAAGTCTTTGAAGTATTTTTCGAGCCTGGATGATTGTATATACACGACCGGAAAGTCTGTAGAGTCAGTTGCAGATTTGATTATGAATGGTATTGATTGACTAGTGTATTGCGCTGTTGCACATTTTGTAGACGAAAAACGGAAAATCGTCTTCAAAACGTGCAAATTCAAGCGTTTTTGCTCATTCTGTAGACAAAAATCGTGATATCGTCTACAAAACGTCAACAATAGCCCGGTTGTTTCACATTTTGTATCACGAGAAACGGAAAATCAGTGACTAAAAGTTGAAATTGACCCTCATTTCAACTTTTTGTATCACGAAAATCAGAAAAACGGTGACAAAAAGTGAAACAGCTACACTGACTCAAAACTGCAATAAAGAATAAAGGTTGCCTCGATTTGAGACAACCTTTGTTTTTAAGTAGTAGTTTCGCTTGGTTTTGCGGGAGGCTCACCGCCGTTGCCTCCAGGACCGCCTGACGGAGGATCTCCCGGAGGGTTCCCTGAAGGCTTCTCGCCTGACGGAGGATCACCGGGGAAGTCACCAGAGGGTTTCTCGCCGTCTGGCTTGCCGCCTGAAGGAGGTTCACCGGGCATTCCGTCCGGTTTTCCGGATGATTCTGTTGCTATCGTAATAGCTGTTCCTGTTGAAGATGTGCCCGCTGTGTATTCGGTGCCGCCTACGTAGAGCTTGTGTCCGTTAAGATCAACCGCATCAGCTTCGCAGGTGAGGCCTGTGATATATGAATCGCCTGTGAGGACCCAGGTGGAACCCTTTTCGATCTCTACATAAACTTCGCCTTCGTTGGCTGCGTTTATGGCGCCTGTGTATGTCGTGTTTTCTGAGAGATAGAGGTTAAGCGCGGAGACATTGTCGACTATGATATCGCCTGTCTGGGCCTGCTTCTTGAGGTAGAGATTTACCTTGCCGCCGTTGGAACCTTCAGAGCCCCAGCCTGCTGCAGCTTCTCTTAAGAAGACGCCGTTTGAATCCTGATTTACTATCTCGACATTTTCAAGTGTTATCGTTGTCGCAGTGTTGTTTACGAAGAAGATGTCGCCGTTCTTATTTGTGATCGAGCCGCCACTCATCGTGAATTTTGCAAGACCGACAGAAGCGTCGCCGGACATCGACTGGTAGATCATTACCGCATTATAGGAGATGGACTTGTCGCTGTTATGTTTTGTGTTATTGGCTGTGAGATTTACGTTATTAAGAGTGACTGAGTTCTTGCCTTCTACTACGACACCTTCAGACTGTGTGGATTCCAATGTCGCATTGCTGACTGTGATGTCTGCTGTGGAGTAGATGGCTGGAGAGCCCGTGCCGTCCGTTACATAAGTTCCGCCGTCAACCGTTACGGTTCCGCCGCCTCGGTCTGATCTGATCGCTGCAGAAGAATTGCCTGTCGTGTGAATATCGAGATTGGAGGCATTCATCGTACCGCCGCCTGTTGTCATGAGGCCGCCGGAGCAGTTGCCGGAAGTTGTGATGACGGAATTGCTGATGTTGACCGTCGTGCCGTTCCCGTATGAGAAGACTGCATTGGCGTGTGTGCCGTTTGTATCAACTGCGATTTCTGTGAGTGTTAATGTGGCGCCGTCGGTCGCGAAAATCGCGGCGTTGTCACCGTAGAAATCCGCTTCATCTCCTGATGCGGAATCACCTGTCTTGGTTACTTTAATGTTTGAATATTCGGCTGTATTTCCGCTGACTTCGATAGCGTGTTCGCCGTCATTAGCGTTCGTTATTTCTTCGCCAGTTACTACACTGTTAACTGTCGTCGCAGTAGTTTCTGAAGATTGATTATTTGAAGCAAGACAAGCTGTGACTGATACCGACATCGCAGCGGCAGTGGCTATTGCCAGTATGAGTAGAACCTTTTTCCTGATCATTGCATTATTCCTCCTTTTGGGTTCTTTAGCCTAACAATACAGGACTATCCTTAAATGAACCTGAAATGAAGTGTGGCAAATAATGAGGAAACAAAAACCGGAAATTAATATCCTTTTTCCTTTAATCCCTTTACAACTTCAACATAGAAAGGAACGATATCACTGACTTCGTCATCAGCCGAAGGAGATTTTTTCGTGAAACGCATACGTCTCATATCGACTACGTCTGCGTGCGAGATGCCTCTGTGAGTAGTAGAAGTGCGCACGCCCTTAAAATCCGCCCAGCGCATTGAAGCAGTGGAGACCATGCCGTCGTTGTCGCCGTCGAATTTTCTGACCAGAGGATAAGTTAAGCAGAAAACTGAATCGGAAAATGAGCCTTTGACCTTAAAGCCGTAGCTCTGGCAGAGGATGTTTCCGGGTGTGGGGTTATCGATATTGAACTGCTCGGCAGTCTTTGTTGTCAGGATATCAAAGCATGCCATGCTGTCAGGATGCCTGTCGCCTAAGATCCACATCCAGAGATCGTTGCCTTTGGCGGCAGCTTGGACCATCCACTTCGGAGCCTTCATCAGGAAATCAACGGTCTTGGATCCGTGGTGCGGCGTATCGATCGTGGTGATGGATGCGATCTTGTCGCTGTAACCGTGATTAAAGAGGTATCTTGATTCGAGGCCGCCTTTGGAATGCGCGAGGATATTGACCTTGGGCGCACCGGTTATTCGGAGGACCTCGTCGAGGCTTTTAGCGATGATGTCAGCATTGCCTTCGACTGAACCTACGGCGTCCTGGTGGCCGAAGAAGACGTTGGCGCCGTGCGACTCCAGTGTTTTCGGGATCCTGCCCCAGTAGCACAGGTGCTTTCTGTCACGGAAGCCCATTCCGTGGACCATCAATAACGGATACTTCAAACTGCAATCGTTATTCATAAAATATCTCTCCCTTAGGTTTCCGGCCTATTTTGGGAGCATATCACTGTATTGTATATTGTTCAATACTGAATTTTATTTAAGAGCGCTTTTCCTCGAGATTGCCACAACTTTGAGAGCAAGGAAAGCAATAACCAGACCTATTGCAGTGACCGTAAGACTTACGATCAGCATGAAGTGGGGACCTTTGATATCAAGCAGTCTTCCGCAGACAAGGCTCGAAAAGACACCGCCTAAAGTTATGGAACAGTTGATATAGGCCTGGCCCTTTACCTGGTCAAGTCTTGCCATAGTCTGGTTTACGAAATAAGCTCCGGCAGGGATGAAGACTGCATAGGCGAACATCTGCATTGCCTGGCTGATATATACGACGGCCATATTCGGTGCTAACAGCATGAGGAGAGTCTTAATAAGGAAAGCTGTGCCTGAAATAAGAAGGAGATTTTTAACAGAGATCTTCTTCATTATCTTATCTATCAGGGCCATGGTAGGGAGCTCTAAAAGTGCTGCGATAAATACGGCAGTTCCCATTTGTGCTTCAGTGCCGCCTAAGGGCGTTATTATCTGGATCATGTAATCGTTGATCGCATTGTGCGCAAAGAAGAAACATACTGCAGCTGCAACGAAAAGCATGAAGCCGGGATAAGTCTTGATAAAGCTGATGAGGTTGTTATGCGCGACTTCGTTCTTTTCGAGCTTAGGCGCTTCGACCTTAGGCTTCTTGAAGAAGTACAGTACGACCAGCGCAATAGAAAGGAAGATGATGTCTAAGATCATGAGGATGCTTACGCCGAACTTTCCGATCGCTCTTCCCGTAAAGAACGAAGTGACGGCAAATCCGGCAGAGCCGAGGCCTCTTGCAAGGCCGTAGTAGATATGGCATCCTGCCGCTTCATATTCGAAATACATTGCCGTAATGATCGGCTGGTAGACCATCTGCACCATATAGATCAGCGCGAAGATAATGAAGATGACGACTATGCCGTTCTTAATAAGGAGCAGAAGTACTGAACCTATGAGCAGGAGTGCTGTAGATGCCATGGAGACATTGCGGTTGGTAAGCTTGCCCTGCTTGTCGATAAGGCCGGCAATAAAGGGCTGGAATATAACGGACAGGATATTGGCGAGGGCCAGTGTGATGCCGATAAGAGTGTTTGAGAAACCCTTTTCGAGCAGGAAAACGGACGCATACGCATGAATGCCGCTATATACGGCAAAGTATGTCGCGTTGATGATGATATATCGTAGTGTCCAGAATTTCTTAGTGCTTGTCATAAGGAACCGCCGTCTTCAATTTGGCACATTATACTATGCGGGAGTTGTGATTTACTCAATAAGTAAAAAAATGCTAATATATCCAACATAAATACCCAAAAAAATGTTAATCCGAGGAAAGTATGCAGTATTTGAGATATCTGGGAGAGCTTACATATAATCCGGTCCTGATCTTGTTAATGGCAATATTGGGCCTGGTACTGTCGACTTTTGTAAAGGGCCTTGTACAGCTTGCCTTTGCAAAGCCCATGGGAATGAAAGTTACGGATATCATGATATTCGGTTTTAAGTACACCAAGCTCAAAAACGGTAAATGGGAACAGAGAGGAAAAAGGATCGGAATAGGATTACAGGTCGAGACTGCATTTGATCTTGAGCGCGCTGCCAATACTGACAGCAAAAAGCTTATTGCCAAAGAAAAGGCTTACATGATCGTAACCTCAATTGTCTGGCTCCTTATCGGAATCGGTGCATTTTGGGGACTTTTGATCGCTACTTTCAATGCAGATACTTATCTTCTTGGTTCTGTATATTTCCTTTTGGGATTCTGGCTGTTGCTTTTCCTGATCAGCAGATTCTGTCTTGCTGTTTCAGTGCTTTCCAAGGTCAATTCCAAAAAGTCTTTAGGAGGATATACCCAGGAAGCATTGAGCATGCTGAGGTCCGGAGTTCCTTTTTCCCAGATGAATCTTAAGCCCATTAGCGAATTGAATTACAAGAAGGTCTGGGATACGGAAAAGCATATGTATTTCCTCGTTTATTTCGAATACCTGGATGCCAACGGATTCTTTGACAGAATGCCTGAAGCGGTAGCTGAAGTGGAGAGGACTATGAAACCCAATATGGCAGATTCCAAGATAGTTCTGGGCGTGTGCATGGATCTGGTCTATTACTATTCCTACCACAACATCGTTCCGGGCAAGGCTAAGGAATACTACCACAGGATAGTTGACGACATCTCAAAAGATACCGATCCCAACGCAATGTTCGTAAAGGGCTTCTATGAACTTAACTGCTTCGGCAATGTTGAGGTTGCCAAAAACTGTGCAATAAAGGCGCTGGAAAAGATCGATGATTTCTCTACAGGTGACGAGAGGGAATACTGCAGAAAGTGCATTGCAAGGCTCAATCACGCCATAGATAATTTCCCGAAACAAGCCTGATAAAGGCCAAATAAGGATTCTGATTCAGATATATATAGATGTATATCTATGTATATCTATGTATATTTTCATGCCTGTAATCTGATAACCAAAAAAGACTTTGATATTTAACCCAAAACCTTGAAAAGCATTTCTTATATAAATATTATAGTGGGGTGAATCAGAGGTAATGTGTTTTTTGGATAGCCAGTTGGAGGCATGATTTTTATGGCAGAAGTATGGCCGGCGTTATTGGGGCTTTGCTCCGGTATGGCCTTGTTCCTGTATAGCGTTAAGATCACCAGTGGAAGCTTACAGGCAATTGCAGGTGAAAAATTAAAGAGTGTCCTTGCAAAACTCACGGGAAATAGAATAATGGGCGTTCTGGTCGGTGCGGGTATTACCGCATTGATCCAGTCTTCTACCGCAACATCGGTAATGTCGGTAGGTTTCGTTAATGCCGGACTCATGGACCTTTACCAGGCTTTGTGGGTCATTATGGGTGCCAATATCGGTACAAATATCACCGCACAGATCATCGCTTTCGATGTCGGAGCCGTAGCTCCTATCATAGCGTT includes:
- a CDS encoding putative aldo/keto reductase-like oxidoreductase: MRNYTLGRTGITVPQNAFGALPIQRISHEDAVKLLRKAYDGGMRFFDTARAYSDSEEKVGLAFEGMRDKVYISSKTQATTKEKFWSDLETSLKLLKTDYLDIYQLHCVARCYGEGDDLYECLKEAKKQGKIRHIGITAHKIGVAEDIIKSGLYETLQFPFSYLASERDIALVNNCAKAGMGFIAMKGLSGGLLTNSEACMAFMSEYEALPIWGIQRESELDEWLSFFGREITMTDEIRNFIENDRKELLGEFCRGCGYCMPCTVDITINQCARMSQMIRRAPSENWLTEHWQNEMLKIENCIDCGICKTRCPYELDIPNLLKKNLKDYKEILAGKEV
- a CDS encoding ubiquinone/menaquinone biosynthesis C-methylase UbiE, which produces MEDIKNVFDFYNSGAEIGRLERGLGVIEFYRSKEIISSYLTGEGLTICDVGGGIGRYSGWLAEQGHKVTLIELAPVAVEYAEKEMTTPYVAKVGDARALKIPSDSCDVVLLMGPLYHLMNLSDRMTAILEAYRILKPGGLLFAAGISKFSSATWALSVYGNGVDFIDDDVYMDMLKREMSTGEHIRPETYPRIIADAYFHTPEGLCSELADGGFSVVGKHAVEGCIWFTPELNNKWEDPDRRARLLEILHASETDDSMMGISPHFLIVGKK
- a CDS encoding triacylglycerol lipase; the protein is MNNDCSLKYPLLMVHGMGFRDRKHLCYWGRIPKTLESHGANVFFGHQDAVGSVEGNADIIAKSLDEVLRITGAPKVNILAHSKGGLESRYLFNHGYSDKIASITTIDTPHHGSKTVDFLMKAPKWMVQAAAKGNDLWMWILGDRHPDSMACFDILTTKTAEQFNIDNPTPGNILCQSYGFKVKGSFSDSVFCLTYPLVRKFDGDNDGMVSTASMRWADFKGVRTSTTHRGISHADVVDMRRMRFTKKSPSADDEVSDIVPFYVEVVKGLKEKGY
- a CDS encoding PPP family 3-phenylpropionic acid transporter, coding for MTSTKKFWTLRYIIINATYFAVYSGIHAYASVFLLEKGFSNTLIGITLALANILSVIFQPFIAGLIDKQGKLTNRNVSMASTALLLIGSVLLLLIKNGIVVIFIIFALIYMVQMVYQPIITAMYFEYEAAGCHIYYGLARGLGSAGFAVTSFFTGRAIGKFGVSILMILDIIFLSIALVVLYFFKKPKVEAPKLEKNEVAHNNLISFIKTYPGFMLFVAAAVCFFFAHNAINDYMIQIITPLGGTEAQMGTAVFIAALLELPTMALIDKIMKKISVKNLLLISGTAFLIKTLLMLLAPNMAVVYISQAMQMFAYAVFIPAGAYFVNQTMARLDQVKGQAYINCSITLGGVFSSLVCGRLLDIKGPHFMLIVSLTVTAIGLVIAFLALKVVAISRKSALK